The Symbiobacterium terraclitae genome window below encodes:
- a CDS encoding DJ-1/PfpI family protein gives MSGKKILMLVGDFVEDYEVMVPFQALQAVGHTVHAVCPGKKAGEKVRTAIHDFEGDQTYSEKPGHNFALNATFDEINPESYDALVVPGGRAPEYLRLNEKVVAMVRHFGEAGKPIAAICHGAQLLAAAGILEGKACAAYYACAPEVKLAGAEYVNLEVDQAHTDGNLVTAPAWPAHPAWIAQFLKVLGTRIEL, from the coding sequence ATGAGCGGGAAGAAGATCCTGATGCTCGTTGGCGACTTCGTCGAGGATTACGAGGTAATGGTGCCGTTCCAGGCGCTGCAGGCAGTCGGCCACACCGTGCACGCGGTCTGCCCCGGCAAGAAGGCGGGGGAGAAGGTGCGCACGGCCATCCACGACTTCGAGGGCGACCAGACTTACAGCGAGAAGCCGGGCCACAACTTCGCCCTGAACGCCACCTTCGATGAGATCAACCCCGAGTCCTACGACGCCCTGGTGGTCCCGGGCGGCCGTGCACCCGAGTACCTGCGCCTCAACGAGAAGGTGGTCGCCATGGTGCGCCACTTCGGCGAGGCGGGCAAGCCCATCGCCGCCATCTGCCACGGCGCGCAGCTGCTGGCGGCGGCCGGCATCCTGGAGGGGAAGGCCTGCGCCGCGTACTACGCCTGCGCCCCTGAGGTGAAGCTGGCCGGTGCCGAGTACGTCAACCTGGAGGTGGACCAGGCCCACACGGACGGGAACCTGGTTACCGCCCCCGCCTGGCCGGCGCACCCGGCCTGGATCGCCCAGTTCCTGAAGGTGCTGGGCACGCGGATCGAACTGTAG
- a CDS encoding PspA/IM30 family protein, with protein MGFFARLGRLIRGFFSLFIGGLEEKNPKAMLEDLKNQLNAAKVRYNTTTANIIAREKVAAAKLKSAEKELEECRRLIQEAKRQNDRELALQLLIQEEHLEAAYNTALEAYNSIKAEADHARQEFENFQAEMFQKMSQIEQLKVQADLADLKKEMNTLRSNFATESGAGRINEGLKQAEELIQSKLAKEEAIAELGKNSIDSRMRSLKTSAAKSRAEEKLRALFGDEPAQTEEEGRVVKERTQN; from the coding sequence ATGGGCTTCTTCGCACGTTTGGGCCGGTTGATCCGCGGCTTCTTCTCTCTGTTCATCGGCGGCCTCGAGGAAAAGAACCCGAAGGCGATGCTGGAGGACCTCAAGAACCAGCTGAACGCCGCCAAGGTCCGGTACAACACGACCACGGCCAACATCATCGCGCGTGAGAAGGTCGCGGCGGCCAAGCTGAAGTCCGCCGAGAAGGAGCTGGAGGAGTGCCGCCGGCTGATCCAGGAGGCGAAGCGGCAGAACGACCGGGAGCTGGCTCTGCAGCTGCTCATCCAGGAGGAGCACCTGGAGGCCGCCTACAACACCGCCCTGGAGGCCTACAACTCCATCAAGGCCGAGGCGGACCACGCCCGCCAGGAGTTCGAGAACTTCCAGGCCGAGATGTTCCAGAAGATGAGCCAGATCGAGCAGCTGAAGGTCCAGGCCGACCTGGCCGACCTGAAGAAGGAGATGAACACGCTCCGCTCCAACTTCGCCACCGAGTCCGGCGCCGGCCGGATCAACGAGGGGCTGAAGCAGGCGGAGGAGCTGATCCAGAGCAAGCTGGCCAAGGAGGAGGCCATCGCCGAGCTGGGCAAGAACTCCATCGACTCCCGCATGCGCAGCCTCAAGACCTCGGCTGCGAAGAGCCGGGCGGAGGAGAAGCTGCGGGCGCTCTTCGGCGACGAGCCCGCCCAGACCGAGGAGGAGGGCCGGGTCGTCAAGGAGCGGACCCAGAACTAG
- the mscL gene encoding large conductance mechanosensitive channel protein MscL, which produces MLAEFKRFALKGNVLDLAVGVVVGAAFNQIVTSLVNDVLMPPLGFIVGRVDFSNLYINLSRTPYESLAAAREAGAPIIAYGQFLNTVINFVIVAFAVFLLVRQVNRWRPTPPAEPPKTKECPYCLSTVPIKAVRCAHCTADLPKE; this is translated from the coding sequence ATGCTTGCAGAGTTCAAGCGGTTCGCCCTGAAGGGAAACGTGCTCGACCTGGCCGTCGGCGTGGTCGTGGGCGCAGCGTTCAACCAGATCGTCACCTCCCTGGTCAACGACGTGCTGATGCCGCCCCTGGGCTTCATCGTGGGCAGGGTGGACTTCTCCAACCTTTACATCAACCTGAGCCGCACCCCGTACGAGTCGCTGGCTGCGGCCCGGGAGGCCGGCGCCCCGATCATCGCCTACGGCCAGTTCCTTAACACCGTCATCAACTTCGTCATCGTGGCCTTCGCCGTCTTCCTGCTGGTCCGCCAGGTCAACCGCTGGCGCCCCACGCCGCCGGCCGAGCCGCCCAAGACGAAGGAGTGCCCCTACTGCCTGTCCACCGTGCCGATCAAGGCGGTCCGCTGCGCCCACTGCACGGCCGACCTGCCAAAGGAGTAG
- a CDS encoding sulfurtransferase TusA family protein yields MAKEVYLDVLGEPCPYPLVMAKQKINLVEPGGRLVIDFDCNQATESLPRWAMGAGHAVESFVKTGPAQWRIVIRKQGSAPERITPEDYSCTVPSER; encoded by the coding sequence ATGGCGAAGGAAGTGTATCTTGACGTGCTGGGCGAGCCCTGCCCCTACCCGCTGGTGATGGCGAAGCAGAAGATCAACCTGGTGGAGCCGGGCGGCCGGCTGGTGATCGACTTCGACTGCAACCAGGCCACCGAGTCGCTGCCCCGGTGGGCGATGGGCGCCGGCCACGCCGTGGAGTCGTTCGTGAAGACGGGCCCGGCGCAGTGGCGGATCGTCATCCGCAAGCAGGGGAGCGCGCCGGAGCGCATCACCCCCGAGGACTACAGCTGCACGGTGCCCAGCGAGCGGTAG
- a CDS encoding ATP-binding protein, which produces MRPAWLEELTFKYRSSIANLFVLHFNVNDYAGPDNRRVRDVVIQDFLENPAYAPQGKPRRVVAIYNRAEGITFSRPGMREEFIRILTGERIRPEDDIKLPIAPGQAFALLDKLIYSEPSAVVIEQAETILPMEELASMDQEELRALTFVKKWAGDVRLNRMGSPVVMLAGSLAELHPHLRLASTKIESIMVPLPDLEARQAYIEAMVEKRQLQLAIEPRELANATAGLSRILIEDIGLRAEATGQPITIDFARDRKESLIRAEFGDVLEIAEPRFDFTALGGLTEAKLFAARNIVAPLRTGNYRRVPLGVLLTGPSGTGKSAFFYALVAEAGVNGVKLNFGKILGPYVGLSEQNLEKALLGIESLAPCLVLIDEIDQLLQRGGGGDSGVQQRLFARMLDFMSNPHNRGRIVFIAATNRPDLMDPALKRPGRFDRKIPFLLPGWAERVAILQAVHRRYGMTGEPDWEEAAHRTHGYTGAELESVVLKAWELAEDAGRGEITQEDIDGALERIRPSTAQVEFMSDLAILECDDKDVLPPEFRDLLDDRKALEERVQRFKLMNLR; this is translated from the coding sequence TTGCGCCCGGCGTGGCTGGAGGAGTTGACGTTCAAGTACCGGAGCTCGATTGCCAATCTGTTTGTACTCCACTTCAACGTGAACGACTACGCAGGGCCCGACAACCGGCGGGTGCGGGACGTGGTGATCCAGGACTTCCTGGAGAACCCGGCGTACGCGCCCCAGGGCAAGCCCCGCCGCGTGGTGGCCATCTACAACCGGGCGGAGGGCATCACCTTCTCCCGGCCGGGGATGCGGGAGGAGTTCATCCGCATCCTGACCGGCGAGCGGATCCGGCCCGAGGACGACATCAAGCTCCCCATCGCGCCGGGGCAGGCCTTCGCCCTGCTCGACAAGCTGATCTACAGCGAGCCGAGCGCCGTGGTGATCGAACAGGCCGAGACCATCCTGCCGATGGAGGAGCTGGCCTCCATGGACCAGGAGGAGCTGCGGGCGCTCACCTTCGTGAAGAAGTGGGCGGGCGACGTGCGGCTCAACCGGATGGGCAGCCCGGTGGTGATGCTGGCCGGTTCGCTGGCCGAGCTCCACCCGCACCTGCGCCTCGCCTCGACGAAGATCGAGTCGATCATGGTGCCGCTGCCCGACCTCGAGGCCCGGCAGGCCTACATCGAGGCGATGGTCGAAAAGAGGCAGCTGCAGCTGGCCATCGAGCCCCGGGAACTGGCCAACGCCACGGCAGGGCTCTCCCGCATCCTCATCGAGGACATCGGCCTCCGGGCCGAGGCCACCGGCCAGCCGATCACCATCGACTTCGCCCGTGACCGCAAGGAGTCGCTGATCCGGGCCGAGTTCGGCGACGTGCTGGAGATCGCCGAGCCCCGGTTCGACTTCACCGCCCTCGGCGGCCTCACCGAGGCGAAGCTCTTCGCCGCCAGGAACATCGTGGCGCCCCTGCGCACCGGCAACTACCGGCGGGTGCCGCTGGGGGTGCTGCTCACCGGCCCCTCGGGCACCGGCAAGTCGGCCTTCTTCTACGCCCTGGTGGCCGAGGCCGGCGTGAACGGCGTGAAGCTCAACTTCGGCAAGATCCTCGGGCCGTACGTGGGGCTCTCCGAGCAGAACCTGGAGAAGGCCCTGCTGGGCATCGAATCGCTGGCCCCGTGCCTGGTCCTGATCGACGAGATCGACCAGCTGCTGCAGCGGGGGGGCGGCGGCGACTCGGGGGTGCAGCAGCGGCTCTTCGCCCGCATGCTGGACTTCATGTCCAACCCGCACAACCGGGGCCGGATCGTCTTCATCGCCGCGACCAACCGCCCCGACCTGATGGACCCCGCCCTCAAGCGGCCTGGCCGCTTCGACCGGAAGATCCCCTTCCTGCTGCCGGGCTGGGCCGAGCGGGTCGCCATCCTGCAGGCGGTGCACCGCCGGTACGGGATGACCGGGGAGCCCGACTGGGAGGAGGCGGCTCACAGGACGCACGGCTACACCGGCGCCGAGCTGGAGTCGGTGGTGCTGAAGGCCTGGGAGCTGGCCGAGGACGCCGGGCGGGGCGAGATCACGCAGGAGGACATCGACGGCGCCCTGGAGCGGATCCGCCCGTCCACCGCCCAGGTGGAGTTCATGAGCGACCTGGCGATCCTCGAGTGCGACGACAAGGATGTGTTGCCGCCCGAGTTCCGGGACCTGCTGGACGACCGGAAGGCCCTGGAGGAGCGGGTGCAGCGCTTTAAGTTGATGAACCTTCGTTAA
- a CDS encoding alpha/beta fold hydrolase, translating into MSLPCHISGPASAPPILFLHGGGVSGWMWEPVVDRLSDRFRCLVPDLPGHGRLACERFSFAGAVAALAELIRTAAGGPVHVVGLSLGAQTALHLIASHPHLVGRAVVSGALTRPLPGIGPYRVLLRLTFPLAHREWMIRANARQLGIPREYLAQFRADTLQTTAEGLEAVVAENMAFRLPDALRTAPVPLLALVGGRELGLLTTCARDLARNLPSARAYVVPGAGHTWCLDRPDLFAAVVAAHVADEPVPPELVPLV; encoded by the coding sequence ATGTCCTTGCCCTGCCACATCTCCGGTCCGGCATCCGCGCCCCCGATCCTCTTCCTGCACGGCGGCGGCGTCAGCGGGTGGATGTGGGAGCCCGTCGTAGACCGCCTCAGCGACCGCTTCCGCTGCCTGGTGCCCGACCTGCCCGGCCACGGCAGGCTGGCCTGTGAGCGGTTCTCGTTCGCGGGCGCCGTGGCGGCCCTGGCCGAGTTGATCCGCACCGCGGCCGGAGGCCCGGTGCACGTCGTCGGCCTGTCGCTGGGCGCCCAGACGGCCCTGCACCTGATCGCGAGCCACCCGCACCTGGTGGGGCGGGCGGTCGTCTCCGGCGCTCTCACCCGCCCCCTCCCCGGCATCGGCCCCTACCGGGTCCTGCTGCGGCTCACCTTCCCCCTGGCCCACCGGGAGTGGATGATCCGCGCCAACGCCCGGCAGCTGGGCATCCCGCGGGAGTACCTGGCGCAGTTCCGCGCGGACACCCTGCAGACCACCGCCGAGGGCCTCGAGGCCGTGGTGGCGGAGAACATGGCGTTCCGCCTGCCGGATGCGCTCCGGACCGCCCCGGTTCCGCTCCTCGCCCTGGTGGGCGGGCGTGAGCTCGGCCTGCTCACGACCTGCGCCCGGGATCTGGCCAGGAACCTGCCGAGCGCCCGGGCCTACGTCGTGCCCGGCGCCGGCCACACCTGGTGCCTGGACAGGCCGGATCTCTTCGCCGCCGTCGTCGCCGCCCACGTCGCCGACGAGCCGGTGCCGCCCGAGCTGGTGCCGCTGGTGTGA
- a CDS encoding methyltransferase: protein MAVFRAHSAGVRVFENRDLEASDRIARHLGRGGVAILDGPWEKIIRLRRTLAAKGASREALRNLMLRADAATPQPVPGLPALLRDGLVALDDVLFALRSAENTHPVEALGGSLITVHPDVLVPRSQPLIWLIRRALERVRPDLPPAPAVLDMGCGSGVCALLAAQVMPDAAVLAADHLPEALASTAVNAARFAAEGRIRAGAVATAEPGDLYETLGDRRFDLIIFNAPWVVAPARNRMETALNDGGQRTIRRFLAGAPARLNPGGRVIVGYSDHSGPRAIANLERFIAEAGLRILGRLSDRIKTHRKKRAWEAIYAYDLAGRE from the coding sequence ATGGCCGTGTTTCGCGCGCATTCCGCCGGTGTTCGAGTGTTTGAGAACCGTGACCTTGAGGCCTCCGACCGCATCGCCCGCCACCTCGGCCGGGGCGGCGTCGCCATCCTGGACGGCCCGTGGGAGAAGATCATCCGCCTCCGCCGGACCCTGGCCGCCAAGGGCGCCAGCCGTGAGGCGCTGCGCAACCTGATGCTGCGGGCCGACGCCGCCACCCCGCAGCCCGTGCCGGGGCTGCCGGCCCTCCTGCGGGACGGGCTGGTGGCGCTGGACGACGTGCTCTTCGCGCTCCGCTCGGCGGAGAACACCCACCCCGTGGAGGCGCTGGGCGGGTCGCTGATCACCGTCCACCCCGACGTGCTGGTCCCCCGGTCCCAGCCGCTGATCTGGCTGATCCGGCGGGCGCTGGAGCGCGTCCGGCCGGACCTGCCGCCGGCACCTGCCGTGCTCGACATGGGGTGCGGCTCCGGGGTCTGCGCGCTCCTGGCCGCCCAGGTGATGCCGGACGCTGCCGTTCTGGCGGCAGACCACCTGCCGGAGGCGCTGGCGTCGACGGCGGTGAACGCGGCCCGCTTCGCGGCGGAGGGGCGGATCCGCGCCGGCGCCGTGGCGACCGCCGAGCCAGGAGACCTGTACGAGACGCTGGGCGACCGGCGCTTCGACCTGATCATCTTCAACGCCCCCTGGGTGGTGGCGCCCGCCCGCAACCGCATGGAGACCGCCCTGAACGACGGCGGGCAGCGCACCATCCGGCGGTTTCTGGCCGGCGCACCGGCGCGCCTCAACCCCGGCGGCCGGGTCATCGTCGGCTACTCGGACCACTCCGGCCCCAGGGCCATCGCGAACCTGGAGCGGTTCATCGCCGAGGCCGGGCTGCGCATCCTGGGGCGCCTGTCGGACCGCATCAAGACCCACCGGAAGAAGCGGGCCTGGGAGGCCATCTACGCCTACGACCTCGCCGGCCGGGAGTAG
- a CDS encoding YeeE/YedE family protein, which yields MLLAGGLTGVLFGFVLQRGRFCMTSGFRDLYLTRDATLFKAYVLSLAIQSTGIFALHAAGIIKFGNDPFQWLAASVGGLIFGLSLILAGGCASGTYYRIGEGMVGSLVAAVFYGIGALASRGTGALAPLTQQIQAPTVTLNGSTSLYGALGVSPWILVAALWVVSLAFLLGARRTPAPAWRAPVEESRSRLWRAVFGRGWSWPITGAAVGVVAVIAWLTSISTGRMAGLGITGATAGLLRFLVASGDVGALDWNSFLVLGIPVGSFIAARAAGEFRLRAPGPARLLQHIAGGLGMGFGATLARGCNIGNGLVAVSQFSLNGWTATLFTILGTWLGAYLFLVLPARRAEAAQAGAPGLVHGD from the coding sequence GTGCTGCTTGCGGGGGGACTGACTGGCGTTCTGTTCGGCTTCGTGCTTCAGCGGGGGCGGTTCTGCATGACCAGCGGGTTCCGGGACCTCTACCTGACCCGCGACGCCACCCTGTTCAAGGCCTACGTGCTCTCGCTGGCGATCCAGTCCACGGGCATCTTCGCCCTGCACGCGGCGGGGATCATCAAGTTCGGCAACGACCCGTTCCAGTGGCTGGCGGCGTCGGTGGGCGGGCTGATCTTCGGCCTCTCGCTGATCCTCGCCGGCGGATGCGCCTCGGGCACCTACTACCGCATCGGCGAGGGGATGGTGGGATCGCTGGTCGCCGCCGTCTTCTACGGCATCGGCGCCCTGGCCTCCCGCGGCACGGGCGCCCTGGCTCCGCTCACGCAGCAGATCCAGGCGCCCACCGTCACGCTGAACGGGTCGACCAGCCTGTACGGCGCCCTGGGGGTGAGCCCCTGGATCCTGGTGGCGGCGCTCTGGGTGGTCTCGCTGGCCTTCCTGTTGGGCGCCCGGCGCACACCCGCCCCGGCCTGGCGGGCGCCGGTCGAGGAGAGCCGGTCGCGGCTGTGGCGGGCGGTCTTCGGCCGTGGCTGGTCCTGGCCGATCACCGGTGCGGCGGTCGGCGTAGTGGCGGTCATCGCCTGGCTGACCTCCATCAGTACCGGGCGGATGGCCGGCCTGGGCATCACCGGCGCCACCGCGGGGCTCCTGCGGTTCCTGGTGGCCTCCGGCGACGTCGGCGCCCTGGACTGGAACAGCTTCCTGGTGCTGGGCATCCCCGTGGGCAGCTTCATCGCCGCCCGGGCGGCCGGCGAGTTCCGGCTCAGGGCCCCCGGCCCGGCCCGCCTGCTGCAGCACATCGCGGGCGGCCTGGGGATGGGCTTCGGCGCCACCCTGGCCCGCGGCTGCAACATCGGCAATGGGCTTGTGGCCGTCTCCCAGTTCTCGCTCAACGGCTGGACGGCGACCCTGTTCACCATCCTGGGCACCTGGCTCGGGGCCTACCTCTTCCTGGTGCTGCCCGCCCGCAGGGCGGAGGCTGCGCAGGCCGGGGCGCCCGGACTGGTACACGGTGACTGA